AGTCAATCCGTCACTGGTCTGTTGAGCGATCAGATCGGCATCTCCTGTGGGCACAATGCCCCATGCCAGGATGCCGCCTTTGCCCAGAAATTTTTTGATGGCCTGGGGATATAAAATAAAATTGTCAAAATAGGAAAACGCATCAAAAGAGATGATGTCGATGGTGCTGTCCAGCAGCAGGTCCCATTCCGTGTTGGCGCACACATGAACCCCGGTCAGGCCGTTTTCCGCATGGATCTCCTGGGCGATCTCATCGATGCAGCCCTGGACATCGGCCCGGGTGATGGTGATGTAGGCAGAGGTGCCGAACCCGGCCAGAGCCGGCTCATCCAGAAAAACAATGGGGGTGGCGCCTCGTCTGGCAAACTCTTTTGCCTGCCATCTGGCATTCATGGCCAGGCGTTTCACGGCCGCATCCCGCAGCTGGTCATTGTAGAAAATATCCCGCTCCGCTTCATCTTTGACCGCCGTACAAAACGTGACAGGGCCGGTAACCTGGCCTTTGAGCGCTTCAAACCGGCCGGGATCTTTGTCCACCCGTTCCAGGAAATGGAAAAATCCTTTGCCGGTCAGAGGGGTAAAAGCGAATCGGGATGCCTGAAAATCCGCGTCCGGTTCTGACAAAATGAGATAGTCTTCAAAAAACTGGATAAATTCTTCGTCAAACTGCGGGGTCTTTGTGTCGATAAACCAGGTATCCTCTTTTTCCGCTACGCCGGGAAGCCCGTACATGAATTGACGGACCATTCCTTCTTCCTTGAATTTGGGCAGCTGGACCCACAGAGGCACCTCCGGGGTGTGGGCAAACACCAGATCCAGGGCGTTGGCATGATCGTCCAGCGGCAGGCTGCCGATGAGAAGGGGAAGTCCGTTGGGGGTAAAACTAGGCATGATATAACTCCTTTAGATATACATATATGTTCATTTGTTGTTATGTTTTCAATACAGATATATCATGCCTGTCGTCAAAATAACATGTTTTTTTTATTCAGGTGTCGGTATCGGTCTGCCGGACCGCCAGAACCGGGCAGCCTGACCGGCTGATCACCCGCTCCGTGGTGGATCCCACCAGGAATTTTTCCAGCAGGCTGTGGCCCCTGACCCCTAAAACGATTAAGTCCACCTGGTTTTTTTCGGCAAATGTCAGCAGTTCCTGGTACGGTTCTCCTTCCAGTACAGCTGTCACAGGTGTGCACCAGTGACGACTTTCTTCAGGCACCATCCGGGCCAGCTGCCGTTCCAGTCTTTCCCGCAGCGCATCATGTCGCTGTGCATCCGGATCATTGGCCTGCCGGGTGAGCCCTAAGTAATCGGACCGGTTCCAGCCCAGATAATCCCCTTCCTGAACCTTGATATAGTCGGCACTGGAAAATTCCACATGTTCCGTGGGCCGGACCACATGGGCCAAAAACAGCTGGGTTTCAAACTCCTGGGCCAGGCTCAGGCCGTACTGAAACGCCAGACTGGAATCCGGGGAAAAATCGCATCCCACCAGAATCCGGTTCAACAGTTTTTTCCGATCCCCGGGCAGGACGTCCGGCTCTGCCTTGCCGTGGAGTACCAGCACGGGACAGGACAGGGTTTTCACCAGCCGGTCCGTGACCGATCCCACCAGAAACCGTTTCACGCCCGATCCGCCGTGGGTGGCAGCCACCACCATGTCCACGCCGGTCTCTTCCGCGATCCGGGTCAGCTCATCTGCCGGATGCCCCGTGGTGACCATGGTGTCACAGTCCATGTCCAGGGTTTTGCCAATGTCTTCCAGCCGGGATGCCGCATCCTGCCGCCGTTCCGCCTCGATTTTTTCAGACGCGATATAGGCCTGTCCGGCAGAGGACATCAGCACCATGTTGGATACCACATGGCACAGGGTGAGATGTGCCTCAAATTCTTTGGCCAATGCCTGCCCATAGGACAGGGTTAGATTGGTGAATTCACTGAAATCAACCGCGCACATGATTTTTTTGGGTATGATTCTCATGACAGCCTCCTTGGTCAATATGGGAATTATAAAAAAGAGTATACCGTTTTTTTTTCACTCGGCAAAGGGAATATGTGTTACAGCGATTTGTCCAGTTCAATATAGGAATAAGGCACCTGGATGAACCGGGTCAGGGTGGACAGCCTGTTCAGGGAAAAGCCGTTTAGTATCCGGGAAAGGTTCACACCGATACCGGCATAAAGCGTCCGCTCCGGGGTGCCATGGGATGAAAATCCCCGGGCGTAATATCCCAGGTGCAGTTCCAGGTATTTGAACAGCGGATGGGTGACCTGCTCAAAACCGTCCAGCTTGAGGGCCACCAGAAATTTCTGGCGTTCATAGTCGGTGAACACATCGGCCGTATCAAAACGGGGCCGGTACTCGATTCTGAAATCGATTTTTTTGTCCAGTTCCGGCCGGGAACCGATAAAATAGGCAGCCGCACATCCTAAGGCATTCATGGTAAAATCCTCATAGGAAAACCCGTAATCTGAAAAAGAATCTCCCAATTCCATTCCGTTCATCATGGCAAAAGCGGACAAAGCCCCCAGTTTAAGGCCCTGACGCGGGGAATATCCCCAGTTTTCATAAGTGTGTCCCAGAAAATGGGACAGGGCATAGCTGGTATAAAAATGCCCCAGTTTGTCCGCACCCCCCTCTTTGGTATTGCCGGCAAACCAGCCTTCTTTTTTTGCGGACGGGGCGGTTGAAAAATAATCCCAGTTGGCAATCCCCCACCCGGTGATCACGGCCAGGCCGGCGGCATTGGCATACACTACCTTTTTCTCTTTAGGGATCTGTTGCCAGTCGAATCCGGATGCAGTGACTGGAAAGACAAACAGACAGAGGATGACCAGATATCGCATACTGTTTCTCCGGGTCATGGGTTCCTGGAAACGGGCGGTTCGGTTGGGGCGGCAAACCGTCCGCAGCATCCGGTCATGGCGGCGTGTTTGGCGGTAAAGGGGTATTGCCGGCAGACCTCGGGCTTGATGGGGTGGATGGTGCACATAAACCGGTCGGCATGATCCGGGCAGGGTGCAAGCCAGGGACAGGTCCGGGCGGTTTCTCCGGTGTCCGGATCCACCCAGATCCGGTATGTCGGGCCTGAATCGCCTGCCGAAATGTTTCGGGTTTGGACCCAGGTCAGGATGTCGGTTCGTCCGCTTTCCCGCCAGCGCCGGACATCGGATTCCTCGCACCCGGTTTCATAATCCAGGGTGCGGCAGCATTCTCCGCACTGGCGGCAGATGAACCGGTCCATCTGTGCATGGGTCCGGATGCCGGAAATGGTGCCGGTGCGGTCAGGTCCGGCAATGGTGTGTGTCTGAAACACCTGCCGGCAGATATCGGCCAGGGTATTGAGGTCCGGGGGATCGGTTTCCAGGACATGAATCAGGTAGAATCCCAGGTGATGATCCTCTACCGGATCAAAGGTGGTTCCCCGCAGTACCGACACCCCGCTCCAATTTTCGTTTCGGGCCGTGATCCGGCACTGCTTTCCCAGAATCAGGGGAGCGATACGTCTGAACAGATCCGGTTGGGGGCCGTAAGCCTGAAAGTCCAGGGCAACGGCATCCACGGCCTGGGCCGGGGTCAAAAAAATCCAGTGCGGATCGCCGGCCGCTGAAATTTGATCTGGGCGGTGTTTTTGAAAGTATTTCCGGGTCATGGCTTCTCCTTTGAAGATTGCCTGAACCTGTAGGGTAACCCTATCGTTTTTAAAATTGTCTGGCAAGAGGTATGCACCAAAAAAATTTGTTGTCGGGGTTTTGAAAAATGATTTGATCCCGGTTGAATGCCGGGGCAAGTTTTTAATTTAATTTATTGTCGGCATACGGTTAAATATGATAGGGTTTCGCAAATTTTTAGTCAGGCATTGAATAAAAAATGAAACATGTGAGTTATGAACATTAAATATGTTGTGGCAGCGGCTGTGGCCGGATTTCTTTTTTTACTGCCTGCCGTGTCGCCGGCCAAACCCCGGGTGGCGGTCATCAGCGAGGTGGGGGAAAACAATAATTTTCAAGACCGGATGATCAATGAGATAAATGTGCTGATGGACGGCCGGGGAGGGGTTGATTTCCTGCGCCAAAAAATCGATCCCCTTGTTTCGGGAGAGGGTGAAAAAATCCTTTCCACCCTGATGGAAGATGATGCCATTGACTGCATCATCGGAATGGGATATGCCGTATCAGCCATGATCACCGATCTGATGCAGTTTCAAAAACCCGTGATCGCTGCCGGGGTTCTGGACCGCAGCCTCCAGGGCCTTCCTATCACAGCCGAGAATACCAGCGGGGTCAAAAATTTCAATTACCTTCAATCCACCTTTAATGTAAAAAAAGATCTGACGGTTTTTAAATCCCTGTATGACTACACCCACTTATGTGTGCTGCTTCCCGTACTTCAGCCCTCCATGTCACGCTCTGTGCGGCGCTATCTGGAACTAACCGTGCAGTCCGTGGCACCGCAGTCAACGCTTTCGATTATTGAAATCGATCCCGGATCCATGACAAAAAATATTCCGAAAATTCCTCTGGATGTGGATGCCGTGTATCTGCTGCCGCTGTTTCCCCAAAACCAGGACCATCGGATGGCCCCGGTCATCCAAGAGATCAACGACCGGAAATTGCCTTCATTCGCTTTGATGGGAGAAAAACATGTCCGCATGGGTGCCATGGCCGCCATTGCGCCGGATCATAATTTAGAGGCATTATCCCGGCGGCTTGCCATCAATGTGCTGGAAATCCTTGAAGGACAGGATCCCGGCACCCTGCCCGTATCCGCTACCACATATACGGACAATTTTGTGATCAATGTGGAAACCCTGGAAAAAATCGATTATTTTCCCGCCTGGGCCGCCCTGGAAGATGTCCGGCTTTTGAACATGGATAAACGCAGCCAGGATTTGACCCTGCAACTCAAGGAAGTGATTATCGAGGCCCTGGAGCGGAATCTGGATCTTCTGGCGGTCCGGACCGATACCCTGATTCAGGAGGCGGAATCCGGCAAGGCGGACGCGGCCCTTCTGCCCCAGGTCAGTTTGTCCGCAGACCTGACCCGTATCGATGAAAACCGGGTCGATGTGGCCCAGACCCATCCGGCCCGGTCCACCCTGGCTGCCTCAACCCACGTGAAACAGGTTGTTTTTTCCGATGATGTGCTGGCCAATCGTGCCATTCAGAGAATTATGATTGAATCCCAGCAGTACCAGGAAAAGGCGATGACCCTGGACACGGTTGTGACGGCAGCCCATGCCTATATAAACCTGCTGTTTGCCATGAGTACCCACACCATTCAGAGCGATAACCTGGATGTGACCCGGAAAAACCTTGAAATTGCGTTAACCAAGGCGGCAGTGGGGTCTGTGGATGCATCCGAGGTCAGCCGGTGGGAAAGTGAGAAAGCTGCCAACCAGATCCGGTTCAATGATGCATTCCGGGATTTGCAGCTGGCACGCATGAACCTGAACCGGGTCCTGGACCGGCCCATCACCCGGAAGTTCACCCTGGCGGACATCGGACCGGACAAGGGCATTGAACTGATGATTACGGATCCAAACGTTTACCGGTTGCTGGAAAATGTCAAACAGGCCCGGCGGTTCAGTGATTTCCTGATTGCCGAAGCAGACCGGAACCTGCCTGAACTCAAACAGATCCAGGCAAATATCCGTTCTCAAAAACGGC
Above is a window of Desulfotignum balticum DSM 7044 DNA encoding:
- a CDS encoding DUF2279 domain-containing protein, with product MRYLVILCLFVFPVTASGFDWQQIPKEKKVVYANAAGLAVITGWGIANWDYFSTAPSAKKEGWFAGNTKEGGADKLGHFYTSYALSHFLGHTYENWGYSPRQGLKLGALSAFAMMNGMELGDSFSDYGFSYEDFTMNALGCAAAYFIGSRPELDKKIDFRIEYRPRFDTADVFTDYERQKFLVALKLDGFEQVTHPLFKYLELHLGYYARGFSSHGTPERTLYAGIGVNLSRILNGFSLNRLSTLTRFIQVPYSYIELDKSL
- a CDS encoding TolC family protein, producing the protein MNIKYVVAAAVAGFLFLLPAVSPAKPRVAVISEVGENNNFQDRMINEINVLMDGRGGVDFLRQKIDPLVSGEGEKILSTLMEDDAIDCIIGMGYAVSAMITDLMQFQKPVIAAGVLDRSLQGLPITAENTSGVKNFNYLQSTFNVKKDLTVFKSLYDYTHLCVLLPVLQPSMSRSVRRYLELTVQSVAPQSTLSIIEIDPGSMTKNIPKIPLDVDAVYLLPLFPQNQDHRMAPVIQEINDRKLPSFALMGEKHVRMGAMAAIAPDHNLEALSRRLAINVLEILEGQDPGTLPVSATTYTDNFVINVETLEKIDYFPAWAALEDVRLLNMDKRSQDLTLQLKEVIIEALERNLDLLAVRTDTLIQEAESGKADAALLPQVSLSADLTRIDENRVDVAQTHPARSTLAASTHVKQVVFSDDVLANRAIQRIMIESQQYQEKAMTLDTVVTAAHAYINLLFAMSTHTIQSDNLDVTRKNLEIALTKAAVGSVDASEVSRWESEKAANQIRFNDAFRDLQLARMNLNRVLDRPITRKFTLADIGPDKGIELMITDPNVYRLLENVKQARRFSDFLIAEADRNLPELKQIQANIRSQKRQVLNRKRALFLPDISLQGSVDKVLGEYDARQKTPSDLDHPWSISLTASWPIFTGGAHKKDLAQSRYRLDRLHMEEKNLRNRFYLDVRSSMETATVSAREIALSEKRLAAAQISFEIVQAGYAEGRNSVTDLIDAQNDKVSSEHAAASAKYQFVLDFLEMERAIGRFYFLDSLDEKQAFLDRLHHFMATTQSQ
- a CDS encoding YkgJ family cysteine cluster protein, which gives rise to MTRKYFQKHRPDQISAAGDPHWIFLTPAQAVDAVALDFQAYGPQPDLFRRIAPLILGKQCRITARNENWSGVSVLRGTTFDPVEDHHLGFYLIHVLETDPPDLNTLADICRQVFQTHTIAGPDRTGTISGIRTHAQMDRFICRQCGECCRTLDYETGCEESDVRRWRESGRTDILTWVQTRNISAGDSGPTYRIWVDPDTGETARTCPWLAPCPDHADRFMCTIHPIKPEVCRQYPFTAKHAAMTGCCGRFAAPTEPPVSRNP
- a CDS encoding universal stress protein; this translates as MRIIPKKIMCAVDFSEFTNLTLSYGQALAKEFEAHLTLCHVVSNMVLMSSAGQAYIASEKIEAERRQDAASRLEDIGKTLDMDCDTMVTTGHPADELTRIAEETGVDMVVAATHGGSGVKRFLVGSVTDRLVKTLSCPVLVLHGKAEPDVLPGDRKKLLNRILVGCDFSPDSSLAFQYGLSLAQEFETQLFLAHVVRPTEHVEFSSADYIKVQEGDYLGWNRSDYLGLTRQANDPDAQRHDALRERLERQLARMVPEESRHWCTPVTAVLEGEPYQELLTFAEKNQVDLIVLGVRGHSLLEKFLVGSTTERVISRSGCPVLAVRQTDTDT